ACTTCTTATAACGCCAGCGTGTGTTACAATAGCTATTCGATTATAATCATTTGGTATATCTTCTAAAAATGATATTCCTCGATTTTGAAGTTCTTGGTAAGACTCTCCGTTATGCGTTGGTTTATTCACCCAATCATCATACCAAGGCTGTATCTCATTATGCGGTATATCGGTCCATTTTTTAAGTTCCCACGAACCAAAATTAAGTTCCTTTAAGCGATTATCTAGTGTAATATCTTCTGAAATAACATATGCTAATTGCGTACAACGCTGCAAAGGGCTAGAATACACTTTATCAAAACTTTTTGGAATTGCGCTCAAAATCTTTTCAGCTTCTAAAGAAAAGGTGACTCTTAGA
The nucleotide sequence above comes from Flavobacteriaceae bacterium HL-DH10. Encoded proteins:
- the cobC gene encoding alpha-ribazole phosphatase, which codes for MEIYLIRHTTPEIGKGVCYGDSDIPLRVTFSLEAEKILSAIPKSFDKVYSSPLQRCTQLAYVISEDITLDNRLKELNFGSWELKKWTDIPHNEIQPWYDDWVNKPTHNGESYQELQNRGISFLEDIPNDYNRIAIVTHAGVIRSLWAYFKNIALKKSFNALVIEYGAVIKIIYRA